One Alphaproteobacteria bacterium genomic window, GATATATTTCTTTAACGCGCGATCCGCCATTGTTTCGCCGTTTTTATCCATACGTGATTTTTTCTGCATATTTGCCCCCTGGTTTGTTTTACCAGTGTAAATATAGCCAAAATAAATTGTTTGTCAACAAAAAGATTATTTTCTTTTCGCTTTTCGTTTCTGCATAACGTGGTATTCCAGCTGTATTGCCGTACCAATACCAGATTCATGCATTTTTTTGGAAAAAGCGGTACAGTTATGAAATTCTGTTTCCAGTGTGCCCCAGCCCGAATATTCCCAATCAATCAATCCAACAATGTTCATTGTACGCGGGTCTACTATAATGTTGTTGCAGATGTCATTGTGATTCCAACCGTCGCCATCACCGTTTTTCAAATCAGCCAATTCGACAGGGTCGGCATTATGCATTGCATTAATAAATTCAGCCAATTGTTTTCCCCAACGCCAGCCATTCTTGGTAATTGTGCGCAGGGACATACGGTTTAGATTCTTGCCTGGGATAAAATTATATTTATAAAAGGTATATCCACAGGATTCAATAATATCAATTTTTGGAATACGAATTGGAACAATTGGCCCAAAGGCGTCTGTTATACGCTTTTCCCGCATGATTTTTTCAATGGGGATATCCTTGTCATAATATTTGCGGATTTTGCAAACATATTTATTGTTCACAATAAAATCAATATTCCACCCACCCTTAATCACGCGAATATGCCGGAATTCGTTGTGTGGCAAAGCCGCCCTGAGTGCGCGGAATTTTTTACGATAATCGTACAGTTCTTTGCGTCGGATGGTATTGCGCCATTTGCGCACTGGAATAAAATGCACCAGGAAATCATAAATCTCAAAATATAAACGCCACAACACTTTACAAACCCTTGCCAAATTTATGCCATAAATGGTATTGAAAAAAATGAAAAAAACAAGTACTTTATGAATATGTTTAATTCAGGCACGGTTGTAAAGGTTTTAATATCTAATATTCCAAACGGCGGATACGATTATCGTTTAACCGCACCGGCGGATATTGGCACTTTTGTATCTGTGCGCGTTATGAACCGGCCATGCGTCGGGGTCGTGTGGGGCATAGGCGACAGTAATTTGCCAGATGAAAAAATTCGCGACGTGTCCGTTGTTCATGACGCGAAATTGAATATAACTGATTTACAGTGGATCAAGCGGATGGCCGACTGGACACTGATTCCGGCTGGGATGGTGTTACGGTTGATTATCAATATACCAGATGCGTTTTCACCCCCACGGATGGAGGCATTGTATTCTTTTAACTTTGACAGTGATACACGTATGACACAAAATCGGATGGCGGTAATGGATGCATTTTCGTCGAACGACAACGATCCGATGACCGTGTCTGATATTCAAAATATAGCGCGCGTATCCGCCGCCGTTGTGCGAACCATGATAAAAAACGGCACATTGATATCCGCCGGGGAACAGGTAAAAGCAAAACAATTTGAACCCTGTGTTTATCAAGATTCTGGGGATATCGTATTAAATAGCGAACAGCAAAATGCCGCCGATGTAATTGGATGCGCAATCGAAAATGGCGGTTTTTCAGTACACCTGTTGGATGGAATCACAGGCAGTGGCAAAACCCAGGTATATTTTGACGCCGCGTGGCGCGCGTATAAAAAAGGCAAGTCAGTATTGCTGATGATGCCGGAAATTGCACTGACCGCGCAGTTTATGTCGCGATTTGAATCACGATTTGGCGCACCGCCTGTTGTTTGGCACAGCAATCTGACCGCAGCGCGACGACGCGATATTTGGCACGGGGTTTTAAGTGGTAAAATTAAAATGGTGGTGGGAACGCGCAGTGCGTTGTTTTTGCCATGGGGGGATTTAGGCCTGGTCGTTATTGACGAAGAACACGACACGTCGTACAAACAGGAAGATATGGGGAACTATCATGCGCGCGATATGGCCATACTGCGTGCAAAAATTGCTGGATTTCCCGTTGTACTGGCCAGTGCGACACCTGCAGCCGAAACAATCGAAAACGTAAACATTGGCAAGTATACGCGCCTGAAATTAACATCACGATTTGGGGGCGCGCAAATGCCCACAATAACAACAATTGATTTGCGCGAAAATCGACCGACACCATACACCGTGAACGACGCCGAACAAACTGGATTTTTATCTGCGCTAATGTGCGATGCTATATCAGAAACACTGGCCGCGGGGCAACAGGTAATGCTGTTTATAAACCGGCGGGGATTTGCACCAATTGTGCAGTGTAAAAAGTGCGGATGGACGGCGACATGTCCAGATTGCAGTGTTGGAATGACATATCATAAACGCGTTGGCAAATTATTGTGCCACATGTGTGGACGAACCGCGCCATTGGCCAAGGCGTGCCCAGAATGTGGCACAGACGTATCGATGCGCGGGGTGGGATTGGAAAAAATCCAAGAAGAAGTTAACATGCGATTTCCAAATGCACGGACAGCGTTGGTTTCCAGCGACATTATTACATCGCGCCAGGCGTTGGAACGATTGGTGCACAAAATGGAAAATGGGGAAATCGATATTGTTATTGGTACGCAAATACTGGCCAAGGGGCATCATTTCCCCAATCTGACACTGGTGGGGGTTGTAGATGCGGATATGGGACTGTTTGGGACAGATTTTCGTGCCGCGGAACATACATTCCAACAATTATTCCAGGTTGCGGGACGTGCAGGACGCGGTTCAACCCCAGGACGCGTTTTAATGCAAACGTATCAACCCGATCATCCGGTTTTAACCGCGATTTGTTCAGGGGCACGCGACGAATTTATGGCGGGCGACATGGCGGGGCGGCGGGCGGCAAAAATGCCACCATATGGGCAATTAATTGCGATTATCGTAGAAGGCGAACGTGAAGCCACACTGATGAAATACTGTAATGATTTAGCAGCGGCGGCACCGACACTGAACGGGGCAAAGATTATGGGGCCGATTGCCGCCCAGATTTATCAGATACGAAATTGGTACCGTATGCGATTCTTGGTCGCGGGGGGTGCGACGGCGGCATTGCAACCGGCGGTGGCACACTGGCTGGGCAAGGTTAAGCAACCTGCAAATATTCGCGTCAAGATTGATGTAAACCCGATTAATTTTATGTGAACAAAAAAATCCGCAATTATGCGGAATTTTTTATGCCGTCTGCAATCAACATGGCGGCATCACAATCGCCGGGACACCATAATTTATCGGCAGATTTCAAATCTGCAATCATACGTTCGCGTTTTGATGGGATTGTTAGTTGCTGAACCGCGTCAATGATATTATCGGTTGTTGCGGCCGGGCCCAAAAATTCAGGATACACCGTGCGCTGTAACAGGATGTTAACCAATGACACCCACTGTGTCTGAATTAACATACGGCCAATCCAGGTTGTGATTGCATTCATTTTATAAACCACAATTGTTGGCACGTGCAACATCGCCAATTCCGCCGAAACCGTACCGCTGGCCGCGATTGCAATATATGTTTTCGAATAAATATCATAGCGTTCGGACGCCGGAACAAGTGTTGGACGAACGCGCCAATCGGCGGTTTCATTACGGATGTATTCAGCCGTTGTTTCCACGGTTGGTATTACAAATTTATACCCCACATAGCCATCCCGCGCCAGACGATCGGCAACATCATGCATAAGTGGTAATAGTTTTTTTACTTCGGACATTCTGCTGCCTGGGACAAGGGTAATGATTTTTTCGGTCGTTTTTTTTGCGCGTTTATTCGCACCAATCAGCGCACCCGCAATCGGGTGGCCAACCGCAACCGTTTCCAGGCCGTGTTTGGTGAAATATGGTACTTCGAATTCAAAAAATGCATATAACTTATCAAATATTTTTGCGTATTTCTTGGCACGTCCGGGACGCCATGCCCATACCTGGGGGGCGACAACGTGATGAAATTTCATGCCATCTGCAATCAGTTTTTGACCCGCGGGGGATTTTCGAATCTGCTTAATCACGGACTTGATAAAACCAGGGGCATCAATTGACACAACAACATCAGGTTTATTTTCAATAATCGCGTCGGCCGTCTGTTTAATGCGACGCGTCAATGTGCGGGCGTGCGCCAAAACTTCGACAATGCCCATAACCGCCAGGTCAGACATC contains:
- the lpxB gene encoding lipid-A-disaccharide synthase, with the protein product MQNKKQTVFIIAGEVSGDVLGGRIMSNMPDTNFIGIGGENMTAAGLRSLFPMSDLAVMGIVEVLAHARTLTRRIKQTADAIIENKPDVVVSIDAPGFIKSVIKQIRKSPAGQKLIADGMKFHHVVAPQVWAWRPGRAKKYAKIFDKLYAFFEFEVPYFTKHGLETVAVGHPIAGALIGANKRAKKTTEKIITLVPGSRMSEVKKLLPLMHDVADRLARDGYVGYKFVIPTVETTAEYIRNETADWRVRPTLVPASERYDIYSKTYIAIAASGTVSAELAMLHVPTIVVYKMNAITTWIGRMLIQTQWVSLVNILLQRTVYPEFLGPAATTDNIIDAVQQLTIPSKRERMIADLKSADKLWCPGDCDAAMLIADGIKNSA
- the priA gene encoding primosomal protein N' → MNMFNSGTVVKVLISNIPNGGYDYRLTAPADIGTFVSVRVMNRPCVGVVWGIGDSNLPDEKIRDVSVVHDAKLNITDLQWIKRMADWTLIPAGMVLRLIINIPDAFSPPRMEALYSFNFDSDTRMTQNRMAVMDAFSSNDNDPMTVSDIQNIARVSAAVVRTMIKNGTLISAGEQVKAKQFEPCVYQDSGDIVLNSEQQNAADVIGCAIENGGFSVHLLDGITGSGKTQVYFDAAWRAYKKGKSVLLMMPEIALTAQFMSRFESRFGAPPVVWHSNLTAARRRDIWHGVLSGKIKMVVGTRSALFLPWGDLGLVVIDEEHDTSYKQEDMGNYHARDMAILRAKIAGFPVVLASATPAAETIENVNIGKYTRLKLTSRFGGAQMPTITTIDLRENRPTPYTVNDAEQTGFLSALMCDAISETLAAGQQVMLFINRRGFAPIVQCKKCGWTATCPDCSVGMTYHKRVGKLLCHMCGRTAPLAKACPECGTDVSMRGVGLEKIQEEVNMRFPNARTALVSSDIITSRQALERLVHKMENGEIDIVIGTQILAKGHHFPNLTLVGVVDADMGLFGTDFRAAEHTFQQLFQVAGRAGRGSTPGRVLMQTYQPDHPVLTAICSGARDEFMAGDMAGRRAAKMPPYGQLIAIIVEGEREATLMKYCNDLAAAAPTLNGAKIMGPIAAQIYQIRNWYRMRFLVAGGATAALQPAVAHWLGKVKQPANIRVKIDVNPINFM